The proteins below are encoded in one region of Halocatena salina:
- a CDS encoding aryl-sulfate sulfotransferase, with protein sequence MIRLCLGLVVILLCVSAVSATIDYSPPEVHPVSIDREPPGDTVISVQGYNIWGQTNPQKPARLLSVAPNGSLGWLAPGEKFDVSWFYDVDPLANGDLLVVGTVEKQTRVLRVDPDTRTVKWSETLPLWDTHDITLTENGNLLVANMRNTENGTSDDRLFVYNRTTDEVNWEWRFRDHYPNETDEGVSSDDWTHVNDVDVISPGLYMVSPRNFDEVIVINRSTDEIVMRLGEDGNYSTLDEQHNPSYLQGPDGRPTFLVADSENDRVVEYSCDRAANDHVLDGDMEPNCEWNQTWEAGVDELSWPRDADRLPSGNTLITDTLNHRVIEIAPNGTVVWEYSAPWLPYDVERPVHGHEPAGPTMQELNQTGSYALTNGSANVGRDITAPKLTDRIATSVKEIPGGYTIALGLDRFSKVAPWVRPVWLSPNAFFLLSCGLFIGIMWGSGELFVHRERIRTMLRRLRAR encoded by the coding sequence ATGATCCGCCTCTGTCTCGGTTTGGTGGTCATTCTACTGTGTGTTTCAGCAGTTTCGGCGACGATAGACTACTCACCGCCGGAAGTACATCCAGTCTCGATAGATCGGGAACCGCCTGGTGACACTGTTATCTCCGTTCAGGGATACAATATCTGGGGGCAGACGAATCCCCAGAAACCAGCACGCCTTCTTTCAGTTGCACCGAACGGTTCACTCGGGTGGCTCGCACCTGGTGAGAAATTCGATGTATCGTGGTTTTACGATGTGGATCCACTTGCGAACGGTGATCTACTCGTCGTCGGTACAGTCGAAAAACAAACTCGCGTTTTGCGGGTGGATCCGGATACGCGTACTGTCAAATGGTCAGAGACACTTCCGTTGTGGGACACCCACGACATCACCCTGACCGAAAACGGGAATTTGCTCGTTGCGAACATGCGCAACACGGAAAACGGTACCAGCGACGATCGCCTATTCGTTTACAACCGAACGACCGACGAGGTCAACTGGGAATGGCGCTTCCGTGATCATTATCCGAACGAAACAGATGAGGGAGTCTCATCCGACGATTGGACTCACGTCAACGACGTCGACGTCATTTCTCCCGGATTGTACATGGTTTCACCCCGTAATTTCGACGAAGTCATCGTTATCAATCGATCGACTGATGAAATCGTCATGCGGCTGGGTGAGGACGGGAATTATTCGACGCTCGATGAGCAACACAATCCCTCGTATCTCCAAGGTCCGGATGGACGGCCGACGTTCCTCGTCGCCGACAGTGAAAACGATCGGGTCGTCGAATACTCTTGTGACCGGGCGGCAAATGATCACGTGCTCGATGGGGATATGGAACCAAACTGTGAGTGGAACCAGACGTGGGAAGCCGGTGTTGATGAACTCTCGTGGCCACGGGACGCCGACCGCCTCCCAAGTGGTAACACTCTGATAACAGACACTCTCAATCACCGAGTCATCGAGATCGCCCCTAACGGTACCGTCGTCTGGGAGTACAGCGCGCCCTGGCTTCCGTACGACGTCGAACGACCCGTGCACGGACACGAACCGGCCGGACCGACGATGCAGGAGTTGAACCAAACGGGGAGCTACGCGCTCACGAACGGATCGGCGAACGTTGGACGGGATATCACCGCACCGAAACTCACAGACCGGATCGCCACCTCTGTCAAGGAGATCCCAGGGGGCTACACGATCGCGCTGGGTCTCGATCGGTTCAGCAAAGTTGCTCCGTGGGTTCGTCCCGTCTGGCTGAGTCCCAACGCGTTTTTCCTTCTCAGCTGTGGACTGTTCATTGGCATTATGTGGGGTAGTGGAGAACTCTTCGTTCACCGCGAACGGATCCGAACGATGCTTCGCCGCCTTCGTGCTCGGTGA
- a CDS encoding enoyl-CoA hydratase/isomerase family protein — MTEITVSRDDETATVTISNPERMNALSTSACETMAESLRTLAHDRSVRCVVVTGSGEAFCSGIDLAGGAGAGGPAAELEGGLNAIATSLLRMEKPTVASVSGPAIGAGASIATACDFVYAATSAEFGWGFTDIGLAPDTGATYVLPRLVGVRRAMELLTTGRRISAEEAVDLGVATEAIPDPQLDEVVNQRVEMLRSRPTRAVGEAKRLLLRNTHRSLEEALAAETRAQKRMVTTDDFSEGIQAFAEQRDPEFTGR; from the coding sequence ATGACGGAGATAACAGTCAGCCGTGACGACGAAACAGCAACAGTAACGATCTCGAATCCCGAACGAATGAACGCGCTTTCGACCTCGGCGTGTGAAACGATGGCCGAATCGTTGCGGACGCTCGCCCACGATCGTTCAGTGCGGTGTGTGGTCGTCACTGGGAGTGGAGAGGCGTTCTGCTCTGGAATCGATCTCGCAGGAGGGGCTGGAGCCGGAGGACCGGCAGCCGAACTCGAAGGCGGGTTAAACGCCATCGCAACGAGTCTCCTCCGGATGGAAAAGCCGACCGTGGCGTCAGTATCCGGCCCAGCGATCGGTGCTGGGGCTTCGATCGCCACGGCGTGTGATTTCGTGTACGCTGCTACGTCCGCCGAGTTCGGATGGGGATTCACGGACATCGGACTGGCTCCCGACACCGGCGCGACATACGTTCTCCCCCGGCTCGTGGGAGTGCGGCGGGCGATGGAACTACTCACTACTGGCCGACGGATCAGTGCCGAGGAGGCCGTCGATCTCGGCGTTGCAACCGAGGCCATCCCGGATCCACAGCTGGATGAAGTCGTCAACCAACGAGTCGAGATGCTGCGTTCACGGCCGACGCGAGCGGTTGGTGAAGCAAAACGACTCCTCTTACGGAACACACACCGTTCACTAGAGGAGGCGCTTGCCGCCGAGACACGCGCCCAGAAACGCATGGTTACCACTGATGACTTCTCAGAAGGAATCCAAGCGTTCGCCGAACAACGAGATCCTGAGTTCACCGGGCGATAG
- a CDS encoding immune inhibitor A domain-containing protein, producing the protein MISNRFSDGTEIGVEKPGSSNETTTDYRSRGLSPRELQNVTFDPSSVPETIETSDGYHSMAENDSPTVGTTKTFPSLNYTAGEYSFRNFTLRNYTENSSVWVAEDLSWPENDSRQTPTVTDAQIEYLTTEYEETMYPTNKRLFGAPDVRDGTDANLSEEGEVPEDYYRSPDGENRTIILVDNVRDENYFNESYPVFTSGFYSSVIERRIDRNVLTVDTYDWDSRLGSMDAPWRPDTNESTNTSEASVHAIEGTVTHELQHLIHDDHDPNETTWINEGMSEYVEYAAGYGFPQNHIDAFEKRPNNSLVEWGDQGAINILSDYGMAALFQMYLTQQYGESFTQELARNPDNGIESIETTLDEVGVNQDFYGVYQDFSTALIVESANGSVRTNDSDQYRFQGIDINVSMTNTTNERTPAWGSSFAVFENSVNDSLVKFSANGTEFRPLPWETVPPPNAETTANESNRSNETVLWGGRGNLMDNNAIMTADLRDTESATLSFETYYNIEQGWDYGFVQVSTDGGDTWTTLSNENTSEYLAEPESAYQPLTEHLPGFTGDTDGEWTTESFDLSAYSGQEVLISFRYMTDYATNGNSSSTPGTGWYLRNVEIPEVGISHDGSDTDPFRDSSEVHDERVKYQFTAVGITENGTAEVKQMDARTFTGSTNETWYDVFEGSEYDRIITTATWAARPNEIGTVPYEFSVTPLTEHIDDLINDIRYPWRYTALTSENDPFQTPVARPSVVAD; encoded by the coding sequence ATGATCTCCAACCGTTTTTCGGATGGCACCGAAATAGGAGTCGAGAAGCCGGGATCATCGAACGAAACCACCACAGACTATCGTTCTCGTGGACTCTCACCGAGGGAACTCCAAAACGTCACGTTCGATCCGTCCTCAGTGCCCGAAACGATTGAAACGTCCGATGGGTATCACAGTATGGCAGAGAATGACAGTCCGACGGTCGGGACCACGAAGACGTTTCCCTCATTGAACTACACGGCTGGGGAGTATTCGTTTCGGAACTTTACACTTCGGAACTACACCGAAAACAGTTCGGTGTGGGTAGCAGAGGATCTCTCGTGGCCAGAAAACGATTCCCGTCAGACGCCGACTGTCACGGACGCGCAGATCGAGTATCTCACTACGGAGTACGAAGAGACGATGTATCCCACAAACAAACGACTTTTCGGTGCTCCGGACGTCCGAGATGGGACCGATGCTAACCTATCCGAAGAGGGAGAAGTCCCGGAGGATTACTACCGATCGCCGGACGGTGAGAATCGAACGATCATTCTCGTGGATAACGTCCGCGATGAGAACTATTTCAACGAGAGCTATCCGGTGTTCACGTCCGGGTTTTACTCGTCAGTCATCGAGCGCCGAATCGATCGGAACGTTTTGACCGTCGATACCTACGACTGGGACAGTCGGCTCGGATCGATGGACGCACCGTGGCGTCCGGACACAAACGAGAGTACGAACACGAGCGAGGCGAGCGTCCACGCGATCGAGGGAACCGTGACACACGAACTTCAGCACTTGATTCACGACGATCACGACCCCAACGAGACGACGTGGATCAACGAGGGGATGTCCGAGTACGTGGAGTACGCTGCCGGGTACGGATTTCCACAGAACCATATCGATGCGTTCGAGAAACGGCCGAACAATTCCCTCGTCGAATGGGGTGACCAAGGAGCTATCAACATCCTCTCGGATTACGGGATGGCGGCATTGTTCCAGATGTATCTCACACAGCAGTATGGTGAATCATTCACACAAGAGTTGGCCCGTAATCCCGACAACGGGATCGAGAGCATCGAAACGACGCTCGATGAAGTGGGCGTGAACCAGGATTTCTATGGGGTGTATCAGGACTTTTCAACGGCGTTGATCGTAGAGAGTGCCAACGGTTCGGTTCGGACAAACGATTCCGATCAGTATCGGTTCCAAGGGATCGACATCAATGTGAGTATGACGAACACCACGAACGAACGGACACCGGCGTGGGGAAGTTCCTTCGCCGTCTTCGAAAATTCTGTGAACGATTCTCTCGTCAAGTTCAGTGCCAACGGAACGGAGTTCCGACCCCTTCCGTGGGAGACGGTTCCGCCACCGAACGCAGAGACTACTGCCAATGAGTCGAACCGTTCGAACGAGACTGTGTTGTGGGGTGGTCGTGGCAACCTCATGGACAATAACGCCATCATGACGGCCGATCTTCGGGATACCGAGTCGGCGACGTTGTCGTTCGAAACGTACTACAACATCGAACAGGGGTGGGATTATGGTTTCGTTCAGGTGTCGACCGACGGCGGCGACACGTGGACCACGCTGTCGAACGAAAACACGAGCGAATATCTGGCCGAGCCCGAAAGCGCATATCAGCCACTCACCGAACACCTACCCGGATTCACCGGCGATACAGACGGCGAGTGGACCACCGAGTCGTTCGATCTTTCGGCGTACAGCGGTCAAGAAGTGCTGATCTCCTTTCGGTATATGACCGACTACGCGACCAACGGTAATTCCAGTTCGACTCCAGGAACCGGCTGGTATCTTCGAAACGTCGAGATACCGGAAGTGGGGATTTCCCACGACGGATCGGACACCGATCCGTTCCGAGACAGTAGCGAAGTACACGACGAACGCGTCAAATACCAGTTTACGGCCGTTGGAATAACTGAAAACGGTACAGCTGAGGTCAAACAGATGGATGCCCGAACGTTTACTGGCTCCACGAACGAAACGTGGTACGACGTTTTCGAGGGATCGGAGTACGATCGAATCATCACCACAGCCACGTGGGCAGCTCGTCCCAACGAAATCGGAACCGTCCCATACGAGTTTAGCGTGACGCCGCTCACCGAGCACATCGACGATCTGATCAACGATATCCGCTACCCGTGGCGGTACACCGCGCTCACGTCCGAAAACGACCCGTTCCAAACGCCGGTCGCACGGCCCAGCGTCGTTGCCGACTGA
- a CDS encoding AAA family ATPase, protein MDISDATARCDAVLEAIETAVIADREVLETVLVGLIARGHVLLEDVPGTGKTLTARSMATALGLSFSRIQFTPDLLPADITGTHIFNEQDRTFEFSQGPIFTHILLADEINRAPPKTQAALLEAMEEGQVTVDGETHSLPDPFFVIATQNPIDMEGTFALPEAQVDRFMIKASLGYPDTAGAVELLDRRLTRDQQTPSVEEMVTTDHVRTLQAVPESVHVESDLLEYIVAITEATRQSPHVSVGVSPRGTQRLLEAARAYAVLQGREFVTPDDIKTLVPPVLAHRLVRTPEAAVEELSEREIVRDILANVSVPTV, encoded by the coding sequence ATGGACATCAGCGACGCCACCGCCCGGTGTGATGCTGTCCTCGAAGCGATCGAAACGGCCGTCATCGCTGATCGAGAGGTGCTTGAAACGGTGTTAGTGGGGCTCATCGCCCGTGGTCACGTCCTACTAGAGGACGTTCCCGGGACAGGAAAAACGCTAACCGCCCGAAGCATGGCCACGGCACTGGGACTTTCGTTTTCGCGTATCCAATTCACACCCGACCTACTACCCGCGGACATCACTGGTACTCACATCTTCAATGAACAAGACCGCACGTTCGAATTCTCGCAGGGACCGATCTTCACCCACATACTCCTCGCCGATGAGATCAATCGTGCGCCGCCGAAAACCCAAGCTGCGCTCTTAGAGGCGATGGAAGAGGGACAAGTCACGGTCGACGGCGAAACCCATTCGCTTCCGGACCCATTTTTTGTCATCGCAACTCAAAATCCGATCGACATGGAAGGCACGTTCGCCCTTCCGGAAGCACAAGTCGACCGCTTTATGATTAAAGCAAGCCTCGGATACCCTGACACTGCTGGAGCGGTCGAACTGCTCGATCGCCGGCTCACACGTGACCAACAAACTCCCTCTGTCGAGGAGATGGTTACGACCGACCACGTACGGACACTCCAAGCCGTGCCCGAATCGGTCCACGTCGAATCGGATCTCCTCGAATACATCGTTGCAATCACGGAAGCGACACGGCAGAGCCCTCACGTCTCAGTTGGCGTATCGCCACGAGGAACCCAACGGCTGCTTGAGGCAGCCCGTGCGTACGCCGTGCTTCAGGGCCGAGAGTTCGTCACGCCCGATGACATCAAAACGCTCGTGCCACCTGTACTCGCCCACCGACTCGTCCGTACCCCGGAGGCAGCCGTCGAGGAGCTGTCAGAACGAGAAATAGTTCGAGATATCCTTGCCAACGTCTCCGTACCGACTGTGTAG
- a CDS encoding Gfo/Idh/MocA family protein translates to MVGPIQTGIVGLGTIGQYHADQLTSLAAQHDVALSGGMDIAASARKQFGKMFDVPTFDSHEALYDHVDAVIITTPNRYHEEYTLAAFEADLDVLIEKPLAHTTESAQRITRAARDNDPTCRVGFHNRVANPVEVLVDYLRSGRFGDVYHIEANYLRRRGIPGRGSWFTSEATAGGGALVDIGAHAIDLALYLLEFPEVTDVSGVTRSVFGDRSEYTYLDMHGTEGDGSFDVDDSASAFIRCGDDTTISLDVAWAANRPPDTTFVVHGTEAGAQLDLHSGELTIFETAASGAPHFSDSTITTREDNAHRTEQLRFLDAIAGSDSSLATPNQALTTQRVLEAIYRSSDGGTGQSLETKPLLTVE, encoded by the coding sequence ATGGTTGGGCCGATACAGACCGGAATCGTTGGCTTAGGCACGATCGGACAGTACCACGCGGATCAGCTCACGTCGCTTGCTGCCCAGCACGACGTGGCGTTGTCCGGTGGAATGGACATCGCTGCATCGGCGCGCAAGCAGTTCGGAAAGATGTTCGACGTTCCGACGTTTGATTCGCACGAAGCGTTGTACGACCACGTCGATGCAGTGATCATCACGACACCGAACCGGTATCACGAGGAATACACGCTCGCCGCCTTCGAGGCTGATCTCGATGTTCTCATCGAAAAGCCACTCGCTCATACCACCGAGAGCGCCCAGCGTATCACACGCGCAGCGCGAGATAACGACCCCACCTGCCGGGTAGGATTTCACAACCGCGTTGCCAACCCCGTAGAAGTGTTGGTGGACTACCTTCGTAGCGGACGGTTCGGCGACGTGTACCACATCGAGGCGAACTACCTCCGTCGACGTGGAATCCCCGGTCGTGGGTCGTGGTTCACGAGCGAAGCGACAGCGGGCGGTGGCGCGCTCGTCGATATCGGCGCACACGCGATCGATCTCGCGTTGTACCTGCTCGAATTTCCGGAGGTGACGGACGTATCGGGCGTAACCCGGTCGGTGTTCGGCGATCGGTCGGAGTACACGTACCTCGACATGCACGGGACGGAAGGAGACGGGTCGTTCGACGTCGACGATTCTGCCAGCGCATTCATCCGATGTGGGGACGACACGACGATCTCGCTTGACGTCGCGTGGGCAGCCAATCGTCCACCAGATACCACGTTTGTCGTCCATGGGACGGAAGCTGGTGCACAACTCGATCTCCATTCTGGGGAGTTGACGATCTTTGAAACCGCTGCCAGCGGCGCTCCACACTTCTCGGATAGTACTATCACCACGCGCGAAGACAATGCTCACCGGACCGAACAACTCCGGTTCCTTGACGCCATCGCCGGCTCCGACTCATCGCTTGCCACCCCTAACCAAGCCCTCACTACCCAGCGCGTGCTCGAAGCCATCTACCGATCGAGCGATGGCGGAACCGGTCAGTCGCTGGAAACGAAACCGTTGCTCACCGTTGAGTAA
- a CDS encoding nucleotidyltransferase family protein produces MSEDEPPVVEPATYDTELNDEVGCVLLAAGQGTRFTEGNKLLHEIDGVPVVRRAVQPFLAVLDDVVVVVGHDAPAVRAAFDGLNITFVVNEEYTHGQSTSLHCGIVVARNRGWDGVLFGLGDMPFVDPESVQRLLKVHAASSYTILAAAYQGDRGDPTLFDASHYDALSAIEGDQGGQTLIEESEGAALVETNDPGVIRDINTVSQFEQYC; encoded by the coding sequence GTGAGTGAAGACGAGCCACCGGTCGTGGAGCCAGCGACGTACGACACCGAACTGAACGACGAGGTGGGGTGTGTTCTTCTCGCCGCGGGACAGGGAACCCGTTTTACCGAAGGCAACAAACTGTTACACGAAATCGACGGCGTACCGGTCGTCAGACGAGCAGTACAGCCGTTTCTTGCCGTACTCGACGATGTCGTCGTGGTCGTTGGCCACGACGCGCCTGCCGTTCGAGCCGCGTTCGATGGACTAAACATCACCTTCGTGGTAAACGAGGAGTACACTCACGGCCAGAGTACCTCCCTCCACTGTGGGATCGTCGTGGCCCGCAACCGAGGATGGGATGGAGTCCTGTTCGGCTTAGGAGACATGCCGTTCGTCGATCCCGAATCAGTACAACGACTGCTGAAAGTACACGCAGCATCCTCATACACCATCCTCGCGGCTGCTTACCAAGGGGATCGAGGAGATCCGACCCTATTCGATGCTAGCCATTACGATGCACTCTCTGCCATCGAGGGCGATCAAGGAGGTCAAACGCTCATCGAGGAATCGGAGGGAGCTGCGCTCGTCGAAACGAACGATCCCGGCGTCATCCGTGATATCAACACAGTTTCGCAGTTCGAACAGTACTGCTAA
- a CDS encoding MarR family transcriptional regulator, with translation MSPADTSTGSTIERSYSDCEQLRDQSPSAKLVYRVLDESESPLTTRALSDRTLLSPRTTRYALRRLREVNLVIRQTCPDDPRQYRYQTAEIDRTR, from the coding sequence ATGTCACCCGCCGACACGTCGACTGGTAGCACGATCGAGCGTTCGTATTCCGACTGCGAACAGTTGCGGGATCAATCTCCTAGCGCGAAACTGGTGTATCGTGTCCTCGATGAGAGCGAGTCACCACTCACGACGCGAGCACTCAGTGATCGCACGCTGCTCTCACCGCGCACGACGCGGTATGCTCTTCGACGGTTGCGAGAGGTGAATCTCGTTATCCGGCAAACTTGCCCCGACGATCCGCGTCAGTACCGGTACCAAACCGCCGAGATCGACCGCACGCGCTGA
- a CDS encoding RtcB family protein, which translates to MKQITGTHTDARFMVDDESLLESEVVDQVQELIDHPAFTEPIVMQADCHPGSGAPIGFTMSLSDRIVPNIVGVDVGCGMAATNIGNELPCTDAERERRVRSAIPMGRSVHDYDDAPHLIDTFPFERANEVFDRFDNAYRERFGQEIDPIEFSFDGYDGAYFKSLCQRVLGGRSVGMGHVIKSAGTLGGGNHFVEFARARESGEYWFVIHSGSRYLGMAVAQHWQSIATDRRNAAAVRESIPQEYYEYLKFDPATVSDEKLHMWVTGGMGESPLKKERIRSEFEDAEVDRVFQALTNLHPEDRNEALDWLEGREAHGYYVDMLFAQQYARWNRELMSEAICEALEIEPVETVSSIHNYIDFEDLIVRKGATPAREGQRLVIPFNMADGSILARGRGNERYHRTAPHGAGRVMSRREAKENGSMDAFTTAMDGVYSESVVEDVLDEAPMAYKSADAIAAAVEPTATIIDRLDVVHNLKALD; encoded by the coding sequence ATGAAGCAGATCACGGGAACGCACACCGACGCTCGCTTCATGGTCGACGACGAGTCTCTTCTCGAATCGGAGGTCGTCGATCAAGTTCAAGAGCTGATCGATCATCCGGCGTTCACCGAGCCGATCGTGATGCAGGCCGACTGTCACCCCGGCTCGGGCGCGCCGATCGGATTTACGATGTCGCTGTCCGATCGCATCGTTCCGAACATCGTCGGCGTCGATGTCGGCTGTGGTATGGCTGCGACGAACATCGGGAACGAGCTGCCGTGTACGGATGCCGAGCGCGAGCGCCGGGTGCGCTCGGCGATACCGATGGGGCGGTCAGTACACGATTACGACGACGCACCGCACCTGATCGATACCTTCCCGTTCGAGCGAGCCAACGAGGTGTTCGACCGATTCGACAACGCCTACCGCGAGCGGTTCGGACAGGAGATCGATCCCATCGAATTCTCCTTCGATGGGTATGACGGGGCGTACTTCAAGTCTCTCTGTCAACGCGTGCTCGGTGGGCGATCGGTCGGGATGGGTCACGTGATCAAAAGTGCCGGTACCCTCGGCGGTGGGAATCACTTCGTCGAGTTCGCTCGCGCGCGTGAATCGGGAGAGTACTGGTTCGTCATTCACAGCGGCTCTCGGTACCTCGGGATGGCGGTCGCCCAGCATTGGCAGTCGATAGCGACCGATCGTCGGAACGCGGCGGCGGTTCGGGAATCGATTCCCCAGGAGTACTACGAGTACCTCAAATTCGACCCGGCGACGGTCAGCGACGAGAAACTACACATGTGGGTAACGGGCGGAATGGGTGAGTCGCCGCTCAAGAAAGAACGGATCCGTTCGGAGTTCGAGGATGCCGAGGTCGATAGAGTGTTCCAAGCCCTGACGAACCTCCACCCCGAGGACCGAAACGAGGCGCTCGACTGGCTCGAAGGTCGAGAAGCCCACGGCTACTACGTCGACATGCTGTTCGCACAGCAGTATGCCCGCTGGAACCGTGAACTGATGAGCGAGGCGATCTGTGAGGCGCTGGAGATTGAACCGGTCGAAACCGTATCCAGCATTCACAACTACATCGATTTCGAGGATCTGATCGTTCGGAAAGGCGCAACTCCGGCCCGAGAAGGACAACGACTCGTCATCCCCTTCAATATGGCGGACGGATCGATCCTCGCTCGCGGGCGCGGAAACGAACGCTACCACCGAACTGCTCCTCACGGTGCCGGTCGAGTGATGAGCCGTCGGGAGGCTAAAGAGAACGGCTCGATGGACGCCTTCACGACGGCGATGGACGGAGTGTACTCCGAATCAGTGGTCGAAGACGTGCTCGATGAGGCCCCCATGGCGTACAAATCCGCTGACGCGATCGCTGCGGCGGTCGAACCGACGGCGACGATCATCGATCGACTCGATGTCGTCCACAACCTGAAGGCGCTCGACTGA
- a CDS encoding DoxX family protein, translated as MSSTNRWGPFLIRTGLGVVMIIHGVGKLMGVGPAAMSISDFAATIGGLGFPAATALAWLVALIEFGGGVLLVAGLFVRHAAIGIAINMLVATVLVHLPQGFSGYEYTLVLFVMALSLVATGPGQFSLTHALFDGELYWPTVDG; from the coding sequence ATGTCAAGCACGAATAGATGGGGTCCGTTCCTGATTCGGACTGGACTCGGTGTCGTCATGATCATCCACGGAGTCGGAAAACTGATGGGTGTCGGTCCGGCCGCGATGTCGATCTCGGATTTTGCAGCGACTATCGGCGGTTTGGGTTTTCCAGCGGCCACTGCCTTGGCGTGGTTGGTCGCACTGATCGAGTTCGGTGGCGGCGTGTTGCTAGTGGCGGGGTTGTTCGTCCGACACGCCGCGATCGGAATAGCGATCAACATGCTCGTTGCGACCGTCCTGGTCCACCTTCCACAAGGATTCAGCGGGTATGAGTATACACTCGTTCTCTTTGTGATGGCGCTTTCGCTCGTCGCAACCGGTCCCGGCCAATTCTCGCTCACCCACGCGCTCTTCGATGGAGAACTGTACTGGCCGACGGTAGATGGATGA
- a CDS encoding DsbA family protein: protein MTRSNRFPHSAPSERSSDGSSDDATPTPRRLSRRAMLALSVGTVGSLAGCTVPFLGGPDPPDCTGDQITELPAPASGPEEAPVTVAIYTDFDCPHCQDFFTEAYPTVRDRTSADTVRFVHHDFPIPVSEWSYPVASAARAVQDARSEAAFWEFTEQAYQHQSEYSTAVLEELAQKTETDPKTVRNASEQLPYCQLLKQEREHGTDRGVEGTPTVFVNDQKLEAPSADELTTAITDATDS, encoded by the coding sequence ATGACTAGATCGAATCGCTTTCCCCATTCAGCCCCGAGCGAACGGTCCTCAGACGGTTCCAGTGACGACGCGACACCCACCCCCCGGAGACTGTCGCGGCGAGCAATGCTCGCCCTTAGCGTGGGAACCGTCGGATCGCTCGCTGGCTGTACCGTTCCGTTTCTCGGTGGACCCGATCCGCCCGACTGTACGGGCGATCAGATAACGGAGCTGCCAGCCCCTGCTTCCGGTCCCGAGGAAGCTCCCGTCACGGTTGCGATCTACACGGATTTCGACTGTCCCCACTGCCAAGACTTTTTCACCGAAGCGTATCCAACTGTCCGCGACCGAACCTCAGCAGACACAGTCCGATTCGTTCACCACGACTTCCCGATTCCCGTTTCAGAATGGTCCTACCCCGTTGCAAGCGCCGCTCGCGCGGTCCAAGACGCCAGATCCGAGGCGGCGTTCTGGGAGTTTACCGAACAGGCGTACCAACACCAATCAGAGTATTCGACTGCCGTCCTCGAAGAACTCGCCCAGAAAACGGAAACCGATCCGAAAACTGTCCGGAATGCGTCCGAACAGCTGCCGTACTGCCAGCTACTCAAACAGGAACGCGAGCACGGCACCGATCGGGGTGTCGAGGGAACGCCGACCGTCTTCGTCAACGACCAAAAACTAGAAGCGCCGTCTGCGGACGAACTCACTACTGCAATCACTGATGCCACTGACTCTTGA
- a CDS encoding DUF7344 domain-containing protein: protein MTRRDPTAHVERLRELSDQESFLEPISTLRRRTVIRYMNRLAPTASVNTKELARVCASIEQNEPLSTLARSDFRRSVQGLRQRDLTRLSIAGVLDTQGTDSIVRGERFELYADVLTAIDAKL from the coding sequence ATGACCCGAAGAGATCCGACAGCACACGTTGAGCGACTGCGTGAACTGTCCGATCAGGAGTCGTTTCTCGAACCGATCAGCACGCTGCGTCGGCGTACTGTCATCCGTTATATGAACCGCCTAGCCCCAACCGCCTCGGTCAACACCAAAGAGCTTGCCCGTGTGTGTGCCTCGATCGAGCAGAACGAACCCCTGTCAACGTTGGCTCGATCCGACTTCCGACGGTCCGTCCAAGGACTCCGCCAGCGGGACCTGACTCGACTTTCGATCGCAGGAGTTCTCGACACACAGGGCACCGACTCCATCGTTCGAGGCGAACGGTTCGAACTGTACGCCGATGTACTCACGGCCATTGACGCGAAACTCTAG